The region ATCCAGTTCAAGTTCTATTAGACTATCCTATAGCATTCGGGCTTCTCGGTCTTGCCGGCTTTTTTAGACAAATTCCATTGCTAGGAGTAGCAGTTGGCATGTTCGGTAGGTTCATCGCACACTTCATTACAGGAATAATATTCTTTGCTTCGTTTGTACCTGAAGGAATGAGTCCAGCATTATATTCAGCAATTTACAATGGCAGCTATCTGCTAGTTGAGTTCATTGTTAGTATCATCATCATCCAAATCTTGGTTAGAAGAAAGTTCATAGATATCTATCGATAGTAAATCAAGTGAGTCTAAGAATACAAATCTACATGTGATTTTCAAGTAATTAATTCTGATTTAGAGGACGAGTCAAAGAAATGGGTAAATTGAATTACAAAGAAATTTCAGAAATTGTGAAATGTATAGAGCCTTCAAGCAAGGTTTTAGTACCACCATTACCAGGTTGCGATGCAGGGGTATACAAAGTAGACAATGATTATTATGGGGTTATCTCAACCGATCCTTGTACTGGCGTTCCTCAGGACTGGTTTGGATGGTTGTTGATTAATTATACTTCGTCTGATGTTGCTTTGTTTGGAGCACAACCAAAACTTGCGGCAATAAATCTGCTAGGGCCAGAGGGCACTGATTATAAGGTCTATAAGCGAATAATGTCTCAAGCTTGCAAAGCGGCCAAAGAATTGAAAATAGACATCATTTCTGGTCACACAGGCAACTATCCTGTAATCTCCCAATTAGTTGGGATATGTACAGTTGAGGGGTTTGTAAAGAAAGATAAGCTTATTACGCCAATGGCCTCCAAACCAGGGGATTTAATTTTATTAGTAAAACCGCTTGGACTCGAGGTCCTTACCAATTTCGCCATAACAAATTATGGAAAGTCAAAAGCTTTATTCGGATTCAAGAGTGCTAAAAATTTACGCTCTATGATTCGTCATCAATCTTGCGTTAATGAGGCACTGCTATTAGCTGAATGTAAAGGTGTTCATGCGATGCATGACATAGCAGAAGGGGGTCTAATCTTAGCTTTAAATGAAATGGCGAATTTATCGAATAACGGGTTTGAAGTGGTTTATGATAAATTCCCAATAAAAGAAGAAATGAAAAGGTTTCAAGAAAGCTTTAATCTAAGCATGACTGAACTTCTTTCGATATCCTCTTCAGGCTGTCTAATCGCATCTATATCACCAGATAAAAAAGAAGAGATAGTTAGAATACTAACAAAAAAGGGGATAATTAATAGAATAATAGGTAAGTTCACTCAAGAAAAAGAACGGTTCCTTATATTAAGGAATAAAAAAGTTAGATTTCCAACTAATGCAAAGGATCCATATACAAAGATCTTTTATTCGGGATAGATTCGGTTGTAGCGAGCGCTAATCTATTGAATATATTTCTGATTCAATTTCTCAAAATCCTTTACTAGCTCAGGATAGCGTTCTGAACCATTTATTTGATACTTTGTTTTTGGCAAAATTGAAAAAGGTCCTCTTTCAGCAATCTCAGATAATGGATGATCTTCCCCAAAGTATTCTGCGACAATTCTGTATGACAATGCTCTGACTTTAGCTTCATCAGTATAACCTAATGTATGAAGGTATTCATGCAACAGTACCAAGAAAGTAAATTCCTTCTTATATTTTGGACTTTTACTCTCGAACCTATGTATCAATACTCGATTCATTACAATAGTATTAGTTCCTAAAGCATGATAAGCCCCCACTGCAGTCGGGAGATCTGCCAAAACTAGCATAAGGCCAACTCGGTACATTTTGGTTGTTGATTTAACTACTTTCTTTACAAGCTCAAAAATATCGGAATAGTCATCACATTTTTCGAGCGGATCATCAAGCTTACGATCAAATCTTCCAATATCATTATTCTTTTCAATAAGACTTTCATGGCCATTATGACTTATATTTCTCTCAAGATACATTGTCTTCTACATTAGATTACAACGCTAACTTTTAAACTTTGTTACCTATTGGTAACAAACTTATATGATTTGCAGAAAATAAAATCAACAAATATATTGATTTTCTAGATAAAGAAATGCTTAGTTAAGATGTCTTTGACGATAAGGTGAATTGAGCTTATGACAACTATAAGAGATTTTCAAGAATTGATGAAAAAAATGTATTTCCATAGAGATGAAAAAAGAGGGGCTGAGAAAACTATGCTTTGGCTTTTATCTGAAGCTGGAGAATTTGCAGATGCATTAATTAAGAATGACAGAAAAGGTTTGCAGGATGAAGCTGCTGATATCTTTGCTTGGCTTTGTTCTGAATGCAATTTATTAGGGATAGATCTCGAAGAAGAAGTTTTAAAGAAATATATAAAGTGTCCAAGATGTGAGCAGAAAAAATGCGAATGCCCTGAAAATTATTAGATTAATTTTTGTTGACCTTTCCCAGTTAAAATCCAAACAAATGGTCTATTTTTTGAATATTTTCTGACTATTCCTTCTTTTTTCAATGTTTTAAGATGATATCTTACGCAATCATATGATAGATTATTTCCTTTGGATATTTCCTTAATCCTTCTTTCTTTAGTTTCTAAAGATTGAATGATCTTTGTCCGAGCTGATAATCCTTTATTGACATTCCTCATTGAAGTTAAATACGCTTTAGGATGTATGTATCTCTTTGACGTAATAGTCTCCTCTTCTAAATGAAATCACTTAACATATGCTGTTCTTTATCTTCTTCTTTTTTAGAGTCGGATTCAGATTTTTCCTCATCTGTAAATAATGAATTAATCTCATCACGTAAAAGTCTCAAGCGTTGCTCATAATAGGTACCTAAGTTATAGCGATCCACAAGATCTCTGGCTATTTCAAGATATTTTTCAATGCTTCCTCTATAGACTGTTTGAGTTAGTTCTCCACCGCATTTAGGACATTCACCTTTTAATGGCGGTCTCCTGAATTTGGCATTGCATTTCTTACATCTAAATTTCTGGCTTGAGAATGCTTTTAGATTACCAGCTATATCGCGCATAAAGTGAGTAGAAAGGACCTTCTTAGCGACATCCTCAGCCCTAACCGCCGCTATTTGTTCAGCGAGTCCTAATTGTTCCTTCATTTTATCAAGCATCGAAGGTAATCTTTTATATGCGCTTTCATGGTTTCCGATATTGAGATCAGTGACATCATGAGTAAAACTTAATTTTTCAACACAAGCTCCATTCTCAACCCTATGATAAAGCATTTCAACAATGTCTAGTACCTTTTTCGAATCCGAGGATTCTTTGGTCTCTTCGAAGAATGCTAGTGGAAATTTATTTACTATCTCCATATTATACGCCTGACGAGCAACTTCACAAGGATTTATCCTAGTAGTCAACAGCCTAGGAGCGTCCATCGTTCCTCCTATTCTCTTAGGCAGAAATGTTTTGGAAAAATTTAGGAGAACATCTAAACTCAAACTAAGCGAGTCCTCATCTCCATCACAATCTCTTCTTTTGGCTGCATGCCAGAGAGGATGAGCAAGACATATGCTATTTTTTGTAAATCCAATTATTCTACCGATTACACCAACAGATGTATGTGGAGATAGTCCAATAACAATTTGACCGATCAAGTCTTGCTTAGATTTGGCTTTGTAATATGAGGGTAATTCATACACTTTTTCAAGAAGATCATCTATGAAGTTAGCTACTTTCAAAAAATATTTTGCGCATTCCAAAGGAATAACTATATCATGAATTTTGAGTTCGCATAGTTGAGATGAATCTGTAATAGGACGCCCATTGATATCGAAAATATAGCCAAGTTCACTTAATTTTTCCAGAGTAATACCTATTTCAGCAGGTCTAAAATGTGTTAGAGGAGCATTAGTTGCATCAAACCTTATGGTTCCATCCTTGAACATGGTAACATTATTTTTTGCTCTTAGTATGCCCTTCTCTAAAGGTTCAGGTTTCTTAATATCACTTGCTAACCCCTTAACCCCTTTGATAAGATCCAACTGACCTATGAATCCTAGTTTCTTATATGCAGAATCTAGAAGCTCTTTTACGTTGATATACTGTTTTGAATAGGATCTATTCTGATTTTTACATATTGGGCAGACTTTTTGATCAAAAAATTTTCCACATTTAGGGCAAACATATTCAATTTCAGTTTTTGAGCCACAATCAGAACATACATCTAAATATGATACTTTTTTACAAGCAGGGCAACGTCTTCTCTCAAGCTCTACAGAGACCATATTTTTCTTCGCTGCTTCCAAGATATTCCGTCTTGATCCTCCAGCTAAGCCTATTGGAAATAAGCCATGAACAGGGGGTCTCATTTCTCTTTGTTTAGCTTTCTCAGGCCTTCCCATTCTGGCGCCTATGAATGAGGGGGCTTTATCATAGATTTTTATTCCTGAAAGATCGCTAATAGCTTCTGTTGTTGTATCTTTTTTTTCAAAGCTTTTTTCTTTATCTCCTAATGCTAGACATGAATACATAATAGGAGCAAGGTTAGCATCGATATTGATATTTTCACCATTAACACTGTGAGGTAGACATAATTTATCTAAAATGTGTTTAATATCCGCACCATCGTTTATCACAATGCTTACAGGATTTTCATCTTCCCATACTACTTCTGCTGAGAGAAATTTTTCTCTTAACGAAATCAAGTCATTATGATCTATATTATTCCAAAATAGATTGTATCTTGGATGTAATGGAACACCAAAGGTCTTTGATAATAGCAATGATTCACTGGGATTTGGGATGCATTTTAATGGATTTTCAATAAAATCTCTTAACTTTTCTTCATCTATGCTTATTTTTGACGTATCTTCCATCTTCATTAATTCTTTCCGAAGAAGTTCACTCCACCATTCTTCAACGAATCCAGATGGTATAAGATGCCTATTATTTTCTATGAACTCTCCTGTAGCTATCAAAATATCTCCCAAAAAGAGTATAGATTCAATTGAACCCTCAATTTTATGAGCTAAATCAAGAGTTTCTACTCTTACTATTGAGCCTTCTTTCAGCTTTACAACAGGAGGTTCTATATAATCAACCGGAAGAGTTACACCAGCTTTTCCAGGCTTTTCAATTCGTAATTGAGTGCCGGATGCAATAAAATTACGAAGTATTTGCATTGTTATTGGATTTAGCCCAATCGCAGCAAGACCTGTATTTCTGCAACGGCCATACCTTAATCTAAAACCGCCTTGAGTTTTTGGAAAAGAAAAAATTGGTCTACCAGCAATAATATCTTCCATAAACATTAGATCTTTAGATTCTGCATTGTCTTCGGTTTGGAATTTCAATTCGTTAAGCCAATCCCAACCATCTATACCCAATTTATCTACGATATTTACGATCTTCTTAGCTCGCCCAATCAATCCATCGTTTACTACTCTAAGCGCTCCTCCTCTAACCCCATTTGTCTCGATTCTAGCTAAATTTCTAAATGATGTAACCTCTACAAAGTCAGTTTGAACGCCACTGACTTCTACGTGAAGTCTTGCAATTGCGTTTAAGATTTCTGAGTCGGGAATTTTATATTGAAATCTCGCAACCTCTCTTTCATATAATCTAAGTTCTTCAAGGAATCTTTCAGCTTCTTCCTTAGTTGCTTTGTATCTATCAATTCCCATTAGTTTTCGTACGAAATCAGCGACAATTACCGATAATCCCATATCAGTTCCACCTGCAGAACGTATTGGGCCTGCATAATAAACAGCTAGATATCTTGTTCTGTCACGATTTGTTCTAATTTTGACTCTAGATATGCCTTCTATCGGGGATACTGTTACACCTTCATCAAGAATTGATAAAGCTGTCCTAATTGCCTGTTCAGCAACTTTTTCTTCTGTATCGGGTCCAATAATCTCGGAAGCTATCTCTTCAGCTACTTTGAAAGCAACTTCCTCTCTTGGCATGATTTTAACGAGTTCACGAATTCTATTTGCTATTCCTGGTGGGCCTACTGATTTTTCTACTCTTTCAGCAAGATCTTTAGCAATCATAGATTCTGGTTCATGTACCGCATCGATGCCTTTGGATCGAGCTTCTTTTGCTATTTGATAAACTTCTGAAAATTTCTTTTCTAGAAATAAAAAATAATCATCTTCAAAATTATCCAACACATCAGCCCAACAATAAATTAAATCCAAAATACTAATTGTATGAGATTCAATAAATCATTTTTTGTCTAAAATATCAATTTTTTAAGAAAAAATATTGAAATAAACTTAAATTTTCAAAAAAAGGTATTTCAAATTAATTTTAGGATAATTTTAGAAAAAAAATCAGATTTTTTTCTAAATCCCATATGAAATAAATAAAATTGGTAATAACCAATATGCCAAAATGAAGTAAATGAGCAGCAATAGGATAGTTATAATAAGATTCTTAGCCCATTCTCTACTCCAACTCATTCCTAAGGGGATGCCAATCATAAACCCGATTATGTGTGAAACATAAGCGACATTACTTGAATCAGCATGCTCTAGAGCATATAGATTGAAGATAAAATATAAGATCGCAACTAATCCTACTGGTAAGAAAATGAATAATATTGAAATTCTTAATGGCTTTACTAGCATTGCTACAGCAGCTAAAGTAAAAATTGCAGCTGATGCACCGATCATTGGGATGTCTGGAGGATAAAAATATGTGCTTATCAGAAAGGATAAGACTCCTCCTATAAAGAAGGCTGACAACATCTTTTTGGATCCGATTAGATCTTCAAGAGTATTTCCAAAGACATAAAGGAAGATTAGATTTCCAAATAGATGCAAAGCATCGTTATGAATGAATAGAGCAGTTATTAAAGTCCAAAATCTTCCTTGCTTTAGATTGTTCGTACTAAAAGTTAAGTAATCAAGATGGGAGGGGTCTAGAAAAAGTACAATAACACTTGAAAACAAGCAAAGCAATAGTAGAATATTTGTTTTTTTCATTTTCTATCTCTTTGAGTATATCTATAGAAAAAATATATTAGAACGCCTATTACAACAACCAATCCAAATACTGAAGAAAATAATACGAATATGAACCTAGACATAAACAGAATTAATATAACAAGTAAAGCTACTATCAAGTATAATTTCATTTTATGGGTTTCTCGTGCTTTCTTAGATTTGGTAAATTCTGGAAGAACCAAAATTATGACAACGATTAGAACGAGGACTATCTCCCAAAAACCGAAAAACATCGTACTGAATTCACGACTCTTTTCTTTTCTTCATGAATTTCTCGAAATCTTTTATGTTTTCGAGTATGAAATCAGTGTGGTAGATTATCCAGGGGCTTGGGTCTTTAAAACCGATAATTGCGATTGTAGTCTTATTAAATTGTTTTGCGTAAAATAATTCCATACAGGCTCCAGCCGAAATTTTTGGCAGGTATGCAACAAATATATCACATAGTTCTATATCTCTCAAATCTCGTTTTATGAAACCAGCAATATTAGATTTTTCAGGCAACTCTTGTTCATTTTCTTGGGAATAAAGTGCTTTTTCTCTTTGCCACGGATCTAATACAATATATCCACGTTCTTCAAGTATCTTTTTTAGATCATCGCGATACGATTGATCATTTTCTATGCCGTGGATAGGCCCAGCGATGAAAGCTTTCTTTTTATTATGTGAACCCTTGAGGTTTTTTTCTCTAATTTCTCTTTGAGAGAATTCCATGGGCGTCAAGTCTTTGTTGCAGTTTAAATTCAATTAATCTAAGATGATGGTGCTTCAATTTCCCCAGTAAGATATCTATCAGTAAATTTGCAATAAACATCAATCATTTGGGAAGATGGCGGTATTTCGAATTTGTCTTTTAATCCACAACCTCCACATTGTATTGTAGTCATGCCAGAACTCGATTTTGTTACTTTTACAGCCTCTTCTCCACAATTTGGGCAATTGAAGATTGTAGGCAACTGCCTTTTAACTATCTTAACAACTCTTCTCTTTCTTCTTCCCAAAATCAAACGACCATAATTTTATTTCATATCATAGATTGCAATTATTTTGAAGAGAGCGATGCACCAGTACCACCTTGCTTATGTTTGATCAACTCCGCAATAATTGAAATCGCGATCTCTTCTGGTGTTTCAGCATTTATGTCAAGTCCAATGGGGGCGTAGACTTTTTGAAGATCTTTTTCCGAAACACCTTCGCTGACTAGAGTTTTAAAGGCTGTTTTTACTCTGTTTTTGCTTCCAATCATACCTATGTAAGTTGCATTCGACTCTAGAGCTTTTTTCAAGGCCAACTCATCGTATTTATGCCTTGTAGTGACGACGATATATGTATCAGGTGTTATGTTAACTTCAGAGATACCGCTTTCCGGGTCCTTGATTATTACTTTTTTAGCGTTTGGAAAATCTTCTTTTTGGGCAAATGGATCAACAACTGTAATGGAGAAACCTACTAGCGGACCTATTTTTGCTATTGCGTTAGCAATGTACCCGCTTCCTATAATAAGAAGTTGAAGGGGCGGTTTAGTGGATTCTATTAGCAAATCAACATTGCCACCACAAAGCATGCCTATACCGCCTTTATTCTCCTCTTCCAACACATAGTTGACGGTTTTTGATTGACCATCCTTTATGACTTTGAGTGCTTCTTTTATCGCAAATTGTTCTAGTACATCGCCACCGATGTTCCCAAAAGCCTTCCCATCTTTTTTAACAATCATTTTTGTTCCGACTCCCCTCGGAGCAGATCCCTCGGCTTTCACTATGGTAACCATAGCAAAATCTTCTCCTTCTCTAAGAAGCTCCGTAGCTTTGTAATAAATA is a window of Candidatus Bathyarchaeota archaeon DNA encoding:
- a CDS encoding XdhC family protein, yielding MLDIYYKATELLREGEDFAMVTIVKAEGSAPRGVGTKMIVKKDGKAFGNIGGDVLEQFAIKEALKVIKDGQSKTVNYVLEEENKGGIGMLCGGNVDLLIESTKPPLQLLIIGSGYIANAIAKIGPLVGFSITVVDPFAQKEDFPNAKKVIIKDPESGISEVNITPDTYIVVTTRHKYDELALKKALESNATYIGMIGSKNRVKTAFKTLVSEGVSEKDLQKVYAPIGLDINAETPEEIAISIIAELIKHKQGGTGASLSSK
- a CDS encoding winged helix-turn-helix domain-containing protein encodes the protein MRNVNKGLSARTKIIQSLETKERRIKEISKGNNLSYDCVRYHLKTLKKEGIVRKYSKNRPFVWILTGKGQQKLI
- a CDS encoding nucleotide pyrophosphohydrolase, which gives rise to MTTIRDFQELMKKMYFHRDEKRGAEKTMLWLLSEAGEFADALIKNDRKGLQDEAADIFAWLCSECNLLGIDLEEEVLKKYIKCPRCEQKKCECPENY
- the thiT gene encoding energy-coupled thiamine transporter ThiT, which translates into the protein MTNQTKILAESIVCVALSALLYYFVIFSMPQGGRVTAGSMIPIFWLALRRGAKVGILAGIVFGLIVLMMEPFVFHPVQVLLDYPIAFGLLGLAGFFRQIPLLGVAVGMFGRFIAHFITGIIFFASFVPEGMSPALYSAIYNGSYLLVEFIVSIIIIQILVRRKFIDIYR
- a CDS encoding transcription elongation factor translates to MGRRKRRVVKIVKRQLPTIFNCPNCGEEAVKVTKSSSGMTTIQCGGCGLKDKFEIPPSSQMIDVYCKFTDRYLTGEIEAPSS
- a CDS encoding DNA polymerase II large subunit is translated as MDNFEDDYFLFLEKKFSEVYQIAKEARSKGIDAVHEPESMIAKDLAERVEKSVGPPGIANRIRELVKIMPREEVAFKVAEEIASEIIGPDTEEKVAEQAIRTALSILDEGVTVSPIEGISRVKIRTNRDRTRYLAVYYAGPIRSAGGTDMGLSVIVADFVRKLMGIDRYKATKEEAERFLEELRLYEREVARFQYKIPDSEILNAIARLHVEVSGVQTDFVEVTSFRNLARIETNGVRGGALRVVNDGLIGRAKKIVNIVDKLGIDGWDWLNELKFQTEDNAESKDLMFMEDIIAGRPIFSFPKTQGGFRLRYGRCRNTGLAAIGLNPITMQILRNFIASGTQLRIEKPGKAGVTLPVDYIEPPVVKLKEGSIVRVETLDLAHKIEGSIESILFLGDILIATGEFIENNRHLIPSGFVEEWWSELLRKELMKMEDTSKISIDEEKLRDFIENPLKCIPNPSESLLLSKTFGVPLHPRYNLFWNNIDHNDLISLREKFLSAEVVWEDENPVSIVINDGADIKHILDKLCLPHSVNGENINIDANLAPIMYSCLALGDKEKSFEKKDTTTEAISDLSGIKIYDKAPSFIGARMGRPEKAKQREMRPPVHGLFPIGLAGGSRRNILEAAKKNMVSVELERRRCPACKKVSYLDVCSDCGSKTEIEYVCPKCGKFFDQKVCPICKNQNRSYSKQYINVKELLDSAYKKLGFIGQLDLIKGVKGLASDIKKPEPLEKGILRAKNNVTMFKDGTIRFDATNAPLTHFRPAEIGITLEKLSELGYIFDINGRPITDSSQLCELKIHDIVIPLECAKYFLKVANFIDDLLEKVYELPSYYKAKSKQDLIGQIVIGLSPHTSVGVIGRIIGFTKNSICLAHPLWHAAKRRDCDGDEDSLSLSLDVLLNFSKTFLPKRIGGTMDAPRLLTTRINPCEVARQAYNMEIVNKFPLAFFEETKESSDSKKVLDIVEMLYHRVENGACVEKLSFTHDVTDLNIGNHESAYKRLPSMLDKMKEQLGLAEQIAAVRAEDVAKKVLSTHFMRDIAGNLKAFSSQKFRCKKCNAKFRRPPLKGECPKCGGELTQTVYRGSIEKYLEIARDLVDRYNLGTYYEQRLRLLRDEINSLFTDEEKSESDSKKEEDKEQHMLSDFI
- a CDS encoding AIR synthase-related protein, which translates into the protein MGKLNYKEISEIVKCIEPSSKVLVPPLPGCDAGVYKVDNDYYGVISTDPCTGVPQDWFGWLLINYTSSDVALFGAQPKLAAINLLGPEGTDYKVYKRIMSQACKAAKELKIDIISGHTGNYPVISQLVGICTVEGFVKKDKLITPMASKPGDLILLVKPLGLEVLTNFAITNYGKSKALFGFKSAKNLRSMIRHQSCVNEALLLAECKGVHAMHDIAEGGLILALNEMANLSNNGFEVVYDKFPIKEEMKRFQESFNLSMTELLSISSSGCLIASISPDKKEEIVRILTKKGIINRIIGKFTQEKERFLILRNKKVRFPTNAKDPYTKIFYSG
- a CDS encoding rhomboid family intramembrane serine protease; translated protein: MKKTNILLLLCLFSSVIVLFLDPSHLDYLTFSTNNLKQGRFWTLITALFIHNDALHLFGNLIFLYVFGNTLEDLIGSKKMLSAFFIGGVLSFLISTYFYPPDIPMIGASAAIFTLAAVAMLVKPLRISILFIFLPVGLVAILYFIFNLYALEHADSSNVAYVSHIIGFMIGIPLGMSWSREWAKNLIITILLLLIYFILAYWLLPILFISYGI
- a CDS encoding nucleoside 2-deoxyribosyltransferase — its product is MEFSQREIREKNLKGSHNKKKAFIAGPIHGIENDQSYRDDLKKILEERGYIVLDPWQREKALYSQENEQELPEKSNIAGFIKRDLRDIELCDIFVAYLPKISAGACMELFYAKQFNKTTIAIIGFKDPSPWIIYHTDFILENIKDFEKFMKKRKES